One genomic window of Parafrankia discariae includes the following:
- a CDS encoding DUF3307 domain-containing protein has protein sequence MTDAMVFCAAFIALYTGHHLGDHVAQTDWQAREKGGRGWPAARAMAAHLFAYHLCVGAALASLLIVDVPLRLPGVTAALSWSIVTHAFIDRRWPVRWLLRRSGAPRFAELNSGGINGVYLADQSLHLGCLFVGALLAAGLS, from the coding sequence ATGACCGATGCCATGGTGTTCTGTGCTGCGTTCATTGCCTTATACACGGGCCATCATCTGGGTGATCACGTCGCGCAGACAGATTGGCAGGCGAGGGAGAAGGGCGGGCGTGGATGGCCCGCCGCCCGAGCCATGGCAGCTCATCTATTCGCTTACCATCTGTGCGTCGGCGCGGCCCTGGCGAGTCTCCTGATTGTCGACGTGCCGCTGCGCCTCCCGGGCGTGACAGCCGCACTGAGCTGGTCGATCGTGACGCACGCCTTTATCGACCGCAGGTGGCCGGTGCGCTGGCTGCTGCGCCGGTCGGGAGCTCCGCGGTTCGCCGAGCTCAACAGCGGAGGCATTAACGGAGTATATCTGGCTGACCAGTCGCTGCATCTCGGATGTCTGTTCGTCGGCGCGCTTCTCGCCGCGGGCCTGAGCTGA
- a CDS encoding GTP-binding protein yields MVSPVSKRAPTAVKVLVAGGFGVGKTTFVGSVSEIEPLTTEAALTSASLGVDDTSAVHGKTTTTVAMDFGRLTLSNNIILYLFGTPGQDRFWFMWDELVRGAIGAVVLVDTRRMADSFPAIDFFENRRVPFLVAVNRFDANTYEYPLPMVRNAADLAPHRPLMYCDARRPDSAQTTLVHLVRHALELALSGDLPDEP; encoded by the coding sequence ATGGTCTCACCCGTCTCTAAGCGGGCACCCACCGCTGTCAAGGTTCTCGTAGCCGGTGGGTTCGGAGTAGGCAAAACGACGTTCGTGGGGTCGGTGAGCGAGATCGAGCCGCTCACCACCGAGGCGGCGCTGACCAGCGCCAGCCTCGGCGTGGACGACACCAGCGCCGTACACGGCAAGACGACCACCACCGTCGCCATGGATTTCGGTCGTCTCACTCTCAGCAACAACATCATCCTCTACCTTTTCGGCACGCCCGGCCAGGACCGCTTCTGGTTCATGTGGGACGAACTCGTCCGCGGCGCGATCGGCGCGGTCGTGCTCGTCGACACCCGCCGGATGGCGGACTCCTTTCCCGCCATCGACTTCTTCGAGAACCGCCGGGTCCCGTTCCTGGTGGCCGTCAACCGATTCGACGCGAACACCTACGAGTACCCGCTGCCCATGGTCCGCAACGCGGCGGACCTGGCACCGCACCGTCCGCTGATGTACTGCGACGCCCGGCGCCCGGACAGCGCGCAGACGACCCTGGTCCATCTCGTACGCCACGCACTGGAACTGGCTCTCTCCGGCGACCTGCCGGACGAGCCATGA
- a CDS encoding site-specific integrase: MANPNGTIYKRCSCRDPQTGRQLVNRCPKLRRKNGAWHSSHGTWAYRIDLPPAGGRRQEARRSGLATRDQANAEIRSIQDLLAIPGSDSHGVGQIRTLILDALKAGDPLPDPAVVKERYRRRADLNPQITVADWLNTWLAGRRTIRRSTREGYEITIRMHLVPFIGDIRLDQLTVGHLDDLFDRIDIRNETIRRIRAGKDPELRARFKGQKVTSDAYKQRIRATLRAALNHAIRIGLITFNPAAWVELPSGKRPKALLWTTERAARWQATGEIPSTVMVWTPAQTGAFLDHAESRNDRYYELYHLIAHRGLRRGEACGVHWTDLDLDEANLTIRWQITQHGADTVMGAPKSDAGDRQISLDTDTVTVLRHRRARQNAHRLSHGEHWTDNGLVFTEPNGAPLIPDDVTSHFKELVTAAGLPPVRLHDLRHGAATLALAAGADIKTVQELLGHASITITADTYAHILPELAREVAENVARLIPRQKTAPTIKA, from the coding sequence ATGGCTAACCCGAACGGAACTATCTACAAACGGTGTAGCTGCCGAGACCCCCAGACCGGTCGGCAGCTGGTGAACAGGTGTCCGAAGCTGCGGAGGAAGAACGGGGCCTGGCATTCTAGCCACGGCACCTGGGCCTATCGCATTGACCTTCCGCCCGCCGGCGGTCGGCGCCAGGAGGCCCGCCGGTCCGGCTTGGCCACGCGCGACCAGGCTAACGCCGAGATCAGGAGCATCCAGGATCTCCTGGCCATTCCTGGCAGTGACAGTCATGGTGTCGGCCAGATCCGTACGCTCATCCTCGACGCGCTCAAGGCCGGGGATCCGTTGCCCGACCCCGCGGTCGTGAAGGAGCGGTACCGGCGCCGCGCGGACCTCAACCCGCAGATCACTGTCGCGGACTGGTTGAACACCTGGCTGGCGGGACGGCGCACCATCCGGCGGTCCACCCGCGAAGGCTACGAGATAACGATCCGCATGCACCTGGTGCCCTTCATCGGGGATATCCGTCTCGATCAGCTGACCGTCGGTCATCTCGATGACCTGTTCGACCGGATCGACATCCGTAACGAAACGATCCGGCGGATCCGCGCCGGGAAAGACCCCGAACTCCGCGCAAGGTTCAAGGGCCAGAAAGTCACCAGCGACGCCTACAAGCAGCGGATCCGCGCCACCCTTCGCGCCGCGCTCAACCACGCCATCCGCATCGGACTGATCACGTTCAATCCTGCGGCCTGGGTGGAGCTACCCTCCGGGAAACGCCCCAAGGCACTGCTGTGGACGACAGAACGCGCCGCCCGCTGGCAGGCCACCGGCGAGATCCCCTCGACCGTGATGGTCTGGACTCCCGCCCAGACCGGCGCTTTCCTCGACCACGCCGAATCACGGAACGACCGGTACTACGAGCTGTATCACCTCATCGCCCACCGCGGCCTTCGCCGCGGGGAGGCCTGCGGCGTCCACTGGACTGACCTCGACCTCGACGAGGCCAACCTCACCATTCGCTGGCAAATCACCCAGCACGGCGCGGACACCGTGATGGGCGCCCCGAAGTCCGACGCCGGAGACCGGCAGATCTCCCTCGACACCGACACCGTCACCGTTCTCCGTCACCGCCGCGCCCGCCAGAACGCCCACCGGCTCTCCCACGGTGAGCACTGGACCGACAACGGTCTCGTCTTCACCGAACCCAACGGCGCGCCTCTCATCCCCGACGATGTCACCTCCCATTTCAAGGAGCTCGTCACCGCCGCCGGTCTGCCCCCCGTCCGCCTCCATGACCTGCGTCACGGCGCCGCCACCCTTGCCCTCGCGGCCGGCGCCGACATCAAAACCGTCCAGGAACTCCTCGGACACGCCAGCATCACGATCACCGCCGACACCTACGCCCACATCCTCCCCGAACTCGCCCGCGAAGTAGCCGAGAACGTCGCCCGCCTCATCCCCCGCCAGAAAACCGCACCCACCATCAAGGCATAG
- a CDS encoding DNA-binding protein, whose protein sequence is MKTWTEQDIERLGATVGIVVAGEILGIGRTKSYELAARNEFPVPVLRVKGRYQVPTAPLKHLLGLRKENGGSA, encoded by the coding sequence GTGAAAACGTGGACCGAACAGGACATAGAACGACTCGGCGCGACGGTCGGCATCGTCGTCGCCGGTGAAATCCTCGGAATCGGCCGGACGAAATCCTACGAACTCGCCGCCCGCAACGAATTCCCCGTCCCCGTCCTCCGCGTCAAGGGCCGATATCAGGTCCCGACCGCACCCCTGAAACATCTTCTCGGACTTCGTAAAGAAAATGGTGGATCGGCTTGA
- a CDS encoding adenylate/guanylate cyclase domain-containing protein, with protein sequence METTTVMVVDLVGSTRAIASVPQMRMDELMAEAVLPIRRVVEENGGEIIKFTGDGYLTAFRSATRALHAAAQITDLFVSSPRLPIGEWLAGCRVAIHTCDTTRFEDDLLGEGVVVPARMEKHVPTNVVYVTSTVRDAAKSAEFDFEPVGELALGGIPRPVQVHRLVAERYRGIERDTFLTVTDLVGLNALAARISLTALNERLRDWVSIHREALGSTRGRLRSVAGDNVLSTHGSADEAVSFLLMLDRLARGRRIAGGTEPPAAAPRGAASDERAGEPAGPRPARVPVPAARDEPASEAGPVPRSVTGSKPVDVDDAAGDDSRPPFTFSAVIAHGDLFVPDFGLAGPLVSSTCRTLQALEPGTKIITDGVLQLLTSGRGAFGPELPPVPGGLTDRYHLLVGPESSLVDGGDEARVVK encoded by the coding sequence ATGGAAACGACGACCGTTATGGTCGTGGATCTCGTGGGTTCAACCCGCGCCATCGCGTCGGTACCACAGATGCGCATGGATGAGCTCATGGCCGAGGCTGTCCTGCCGATTCGCCGGGTTGTGGAGGAAAACGGTGGCGAGATCATCAAGTTCACCGGTGACGGCTACCTGACGGCTTTCCGGTCGGCCACCCGTGCGCTTCACGCCGCCGCCCAGATCACCGATCTGTTCGTCTCCAGCCCCCGGCTGCCGATCGGCGAGTGGCTTGCGGGCTGTCGCGTCGCGATCCACACCTGCGACACGACGAGGTTCGAGGATGACCTGCTCGGTGAGGGCGTCGTCGTCCCGGCGCGGATGGAGAAGCACGTTCCGACGAACGTCGTGTACGTGACGTCGACCGTCCGAGATGCCGCGAAGTCGGCGGAGTTCGACTTCGAGCCGGTCGGGGAGCTGGCTCTCGGCGGGATACCGCGGCCCGTCCAGGTCCACCGCCTTGTCGCCGAACGCTATCGCGGCATCGAGCGCGACACCTTTCTCACGGTGACGGATCTGGTCGGTTTGAACGCACTCGCGGCCCGGATTTCGTTGACCGCGCTGAACGAACGGCTTCGGGACTGGGTCTCCATTCACCGCGAGGCGCTGGGCTCGACCCGGGGCCGGCTTCGGTCCGTCGCCGGTGACAATGTGTTGTCGACGCACGGCAGCGCCGACGAGGCGGTGAGTTTCCTTCTCATGCTCGACCGGCTGGCGCGGGGGCGGAGAATCGCCGGCGGCACGGAACCACCCGCGGCGGCACCTCGTGGCGCGGCATCGGACGAGCGCGCCGGCGAGCCCGCCGGGCCCCGGCCCGCGCGCGTCCCCGTGCCGGCGGCACGCGACGAGCCCGCGTCCGAGGCCGGGCCCGTGCCCAGGTCCGTGACCGGCTCCAAGCCGGTGGACGTCGACGATGCCGCCGGTGATGACAGCCGGCCCCCGTTCACGTTCAGCGCGGTCATCGCGCACGGGGATCTCTTCGTCCCCGATTTCGGGCTGGCCGGGCCGCTGGTGAGCAGCACCTGCCGAACGCTGCAGGCCCTCGAACCCGGCACGAAGATCATCACGGATGGGGTCCTCCAGCTTCTCACCTCCGGGCGGGGCGCCTTCGGCCCCGAGCTGCCTCCCGTCCCGGGCGGGCTCACCGATCGCTACCACCTGCTCGTAGGTCCCGAAAGCAGCCTCGTGGACGGGGGCGACGAGGCTCGCGTCGTGAAGTGA
- a CDS encoding DUF742 domain-containing protein, translated as MAGDWSGSGAPGDSWDESEPLVRPYAVTRGRTAPAVPLELVALVATTDAGMAGIRRRGRLAPEEHDIAILCMRIHSIAEISARLKLPLMVVRVLIDDMARDGMVSVHRPENPDRPSPELLRRVLHGLTRL; from the coding sequence GTGGCTGGCGACTGGTCCGGGTCAGGAGCACCGGGCGACAGCTGGGACGAGTCCGAGCCGCTGGTCCGGCCCTACGCGGTGACCAGGGGGCGCACCGCACCCGCCGTCCCGCTGGAACTCGTCGCGCTGGTCGCGACGACCGACGCGGGAATGGCGGGGATCCGGCGGCGCGGCCGGCTCGCCCCCGAGGAACACGACATCGCGATCCTGTGCATGCGAATCCACTCGATCGCCGAGATCTCCGCCCGGCTCAAACTGCCGCTGATGGTGGTGCGAGTCCTCATCGACGACATGGCGCGCGACGGAATGGTCTCCGTCCACCGCCCGGAAAATCCAGATCGGCCCAGTCCGGAACTCCTACGGAGGGTTCTGCATGGTCTCACCCGTCTCTAA